One window of Campylobacter sp. MIT 99-7217 genomic DNA carries:
- a CDS encoding GDSL-type esterase/lipase family protein: MNNIAKFFFILLVIFCLVVFVMNKSISSYLEQRYHVYVYPKNDILNEANGLKVKLEQIKSVLFNDSFASSYEQVSELEKNIDLIEKTFTPTPINPPQIKINPINTEIEFEDDNETETNEQVETENTQEQIPTFQEQILNVKQKDEEFLLIGDSLMQGVALALKRDLKQQGINSTDLSKQNTGLSYKNYFNWATATQIALENNSRIKYLVVLLGANDPWNIKKFRFNSEEWNKLYASRVDELIQIAKAKGVRVLWYEIPPVKKEDLNAKIQILNGIYRNEIYKNNEIFIQTDANLSQDGLYSSYIKNEDGKSVKVRADDGIHFTYNGSKIMSKLLLQHLNFEF; encoded by the coding sequence ATGAATAATATAGCAAAATTTTTCTTTATCTTACTTGTGATTTTTTGCTTGGTTGTTTTCGTGATGAACAAAAGTATTAGTTCGTATTTAGAACAAAGGTATCATGTTTATGTTTATCCTAAAAATGATATTTTAAATGAAGCAAATGGTTTAAAAGTAAAATTGGAGCAGATTAAATCTGTTCTTTTTAATGATAGTTTTGCTTCAAGTTACGAACAGGTTAGCGAACTTGAAAAAAATATAGACCTCATTGAAAAAACATTTACGCCAACGCCTATAAATCCCCCTCAAATAAAAATTAATCCTATCAATACAGAAATCGAATTTGAGGACGACAACGAAACTGAGACTAATGAGCAAGTAGAAACTGAAAATACACAAGAGCAAATCCCTACTTTTCAAGAGCAAATTTTAAATGTTAAACAAAAAGATGAAGAGTTTTTGTTGATAGGGGATTCTTTGATGCAAGGTGTCGCCTTGGCACTTAAAAGGGATTTAAAACAACAAGGTATCAATAGTACGGATTTGAGTAAACAAAACACGGGACTTTCTTATAAGAATTATTTTAACTGGGCAACGGCAACACAAATTGCTTTAGAAAATAATTCAAGGATCAAATATCTTGTTGTTTTGCTTGGTGCAAATGATCCATGGAATATCAAAAAATTTCGCTTTAACAGCGAAGAATGGAATAAGCTTTATGCTTCGAGGGTTGATGAGTTAATACAAATTGCCAAAGCAAAAGGTGTTCGAGTGCTTTGGTATGAAATTCCTCCTGTAAAAAAAGAAGATTTAAATGCTAAAATTCAAATTCTTAATGGAATTTATCGTAATGAAATTTACAAAAATAATGAAATTTTTATCCAAACAGATGCGAATTTAAGCCAAGATGGTTTATATTCAAGTTATATCAAAAATGAAGATGGTAAAAGTGTTAAGGTAAGAGCTGATGATGGGATACATTTTACTTATAATGGCTCAAAGATCATGTCTAAACTTTTATTGCAACATTTAAATTTTGAGTTTTAA
- a CDS encoding GDSL-type esterase/lipase family protein → MRYFKIALISIFILIFISACVFINQEKAPKKGFIEDLTTSKNSMLSYVDKKELALLAQKIKEHRDLKIRIYGDSHMAADFFSRELRKIFIKVNAIGFVYPLQPKYQQALTLNYQYKNFELLNSKSDTYENYPMGGIVAKAINKGAFIRLQSNLNTQKFNVAFLFKSMQKTPSFKIEDAKGKSFILKTELTNKWTLKEFKDINFPIQITALEKDVALGGYFIKNEKDNVILDTLGVNGARSDLWTKWDIDIFEDELKLIQSDLNILAYGSNDALFGVFDKDKFKNNYKNFIKILRKNNPNTSILLISPPTVTQKKDEVYVLNENFYNIRQAIYELAKEEKTLLFDMHNFMENTGSKNTWIENNLSLQDVHLSISGYELMADKFYKDLKEVVGF, encoded by the coding sequence ATGAGATATTTTAAAATTGCTCTTATTTCAATCTTCATTTTGATTTTTATCAGTGCTTGCGTTTTTATAAATCAAGAAAAAGCTCCAAAAAAAGGCTTTATAGAAGATCTTACAACAAGTAAGAATTCGATGCTTAGCTATGTAGACAAAAAAGAGCTTGCCTTGCTTGCTCAAAAAATAAAAGAACATAGGGATCTAAAGATTAGAATTTATGGAGATTCTCATATGGCAGCGGATTTTTTCTCAAGAGAACTGAGAAAAATTTTTATCAAGGTCAATGCCATTGGTTTTGTATATCCCTTGCAACCAAAATATCAACAAGCTCTTACCCTTAACTATCAATATAAAAATTTCGAACTTTTAAACTCAAAAAGTGATACTTATGAAAATTATCCTATGGGTGGTATAGTAGCAAAAGCTATAAATAAAGGTGCTTTTATAAGATTGCAATCAAATTTAAATACTCAAAAATTTAATGTAGCATTTTTGTTTAAAAGTATGCAAAAAACTCCATCATTTAAGATAGAAGATGCCAAAGGTAAAAGCTTTATCTTAAAAACTGAGCTAACAAATAAATGGACTTTAAAAGAATTTAAAGATATAAATTTTCCTATACAAATCACTGCTTTAGAAAAAGATGTGGCTTTGGGGGGTTATTTTATCAAAAATGAAAAAGATAATGTTATCTTAGATACCTTAGGGGTCAATGGTGCTAGATCTGATCTATGGACAAAATGGGACATAGATATCTTTGAAGATGAGCTTAAACTCATACAAAGCGATCTTAATATACTTGCCTATGGCTCAAATGATGCTTTGTTTGGGGTATTTGATAAGGATAAATTTAAAAATAATTATAAGAATTTTATAAAAATTTTAAGAAAAAATAATCCAAACACAAGTATTTTACTCATCTCTCCTCCAACAGTAACTCAAAAAAAAGATGAAGTTTATGTTTTGAATGAGAATTTTTACAATATCAGACAAGCTATTTATGAGCTTGCAAAGGAAGAAAAAACCTTACTTTTTGATATGCATAATTTCATGGAAAATACGGGTTCTAAAAATACATGGATCGAAAACAACCTCTCCTTGCAAGATGTTCATCTTAGTATATCAGGCTATGAACTTATGGCGGATAAATTTTATAAAGACTTAAAGGAAGTTGTAGGATTTTGA
- a CDS encoding shikimate dehydrogenase codes for MKFFAVIGSPIVHSKSPRMHNNTIQNLKLNAIYSRFELKEASMLKQTLYDLSLSGANITLPYKEEAFKIADFKDEFVLNTGSANTLVINEQKIYAYNTDGLGFLKAIEEFKDIKKALILGAGGTAKALAYALYKNNIEVSIANRSEKRFKDFTIYECFTYKNLQKKDFDLVINTTSAGLKDEQMPCERELLDELLSKAKYAFEVIYGKQTPFISLCKEKNLPYKDGLTMLLWQGIFAFYLFFPQSKEKRIYDFMLEGLKL; via the coding sequence ATGAAATTTTTTGCTGTTATTGGCTCTCCCATTGTGCATTCTAAAAGCCCTAGAATGCACAATAATACCATACAAAATTTAAAGCTCAATGCCATTTACTCTCGTTTTGAACTCAAAGAAGCTTCTATGCTAAAACAAACACTTTATGATTTATCTTTGAGTGGAGCAAACATTACCCTACCGTATAAAGAAGAAGCTTTTAAAATAGCTGATTTTAAAGACGAATTTGTTTTAAACACAGGTTCTGCAAATACCTTAGTGATCAATGAGCAAAAAATTTATGCTTACAATACCGATGGATTAGGCTTTTTGAAAGCTATTGAGGAATTTAAGGACATTAAAAAAGCTTTGATTTTGGGAGCAGGCGGAACAGCTAAAGCACTTGCTTATGCACTTTATAAAAACAATATAGAAGTAAGTATAGCAAATAGAAGTGAGAAAAGATTTAAAGATTTTACTATTTATGAGTGCTTTACTTATAAAAACTTACAAAAAAAGGATTTTGATCTAGTGATTAATACCACTTCTGCTGGTTTAAAAGATGAGCAAATGCCTTGTGAGAGGGAACTTTTAGATGAACTTCTTTCTAAGGCAAAATATGCTTTTGAGGTGATTTATGGCAAGCAAACACCTTTTATATCGCTTTGCAAAGAAAAAAATCTTCCTTATAAAGATGGCTTAACTATGCTTCTTTGGCAAGGAATCTTTGCTTTTTATCTTTTTTTTCCACAGAGTAAAGAAAAGCGAATTTATGACTTTATGCTCGAGGGTTTAAAGCTTTAA
- a CDS encoding SPOR domain-containing protein, with protein sequence MDDKKTSFDDLILDKSNKSEKIKKILLRVIALVILFLVVMIVMKLINGGESEEKIEEALTPPDVDISTNAENPNAFNNLPLVDTNSNSSEIDQFEMLRRQMQGEDNTSTQAMQTDPEPLPPVPQTPPVPEPTIVEATKPQSQTPSRKEPSVVVEDKKPAKTTNKENPKPATTETKKTTTKPESKQTQTASAKNSDPKDLFKNVDTQKDGLKSGTYIQIFSVSKFDPKSKELTAIKENGYEIKLYKTEVNGKEVTRVLVGPFSNDTINAEMEKVRKNIREDAFVYRIK encoded by the coding sequence ATGGACGATAAGAAGACGAGTTTTGATGATCTTATTTTAGATAAAAGCAACAAAAGCGAAAAGATTAAAAAGATACTTTTAAGAGTTATTGCTTTAGTTATTCTTTTTTTAGTTGTGATGATTGTAATGAAACTTATTAATGGTGGCGAGAGTGAAGAAAAAATTGAGGAGGCTTTGACACCGCCTGATGTTGATATATCAACTAATGCAGAAAATCCTAACGCTTTTAATAATCTTCCTCTTGTGGATACAAATTCAAATTCAAGCGAGATTGATCAATTTGAAATGCTAAGAAGACAAATGCAAGGTGAGGATAATACAAGCACTCAAGCTATGCAAACTGACCCAGAGCCTTTGCCTCCTGTTCCACAAACTCCTCCGGTACCAGAACCAACTATAGTTGAGGCAACTAAACCTCAAAGTCAAACTCCTAGCAGAAAAGAGCCTAGTGTTGTTGTTGAAGACAAAAAGCCTGCCAAAACAACAAATAAAGAAAATCCAAAGCCAGCTACAACAGAGACTAAAAAAACGACTACAAAACCAGAGTCAAAACAAACTCAAACAGCAAGCGCAAAAAATTCAGATCCTAAGGATTTGTTTAAAAATGTAGATACTCAAAAAGATGGTTTAAAATCAGGAACTTATATTCAAATTTTCTCTGTAAGCAAATTTGATCCTAAGTCTAAAGAATTGACAGCTATCAAGGAAAATGGCTATGAAATAAAGCTCTATAAAACGGAGGTCAATGGCAAGGAAGTTACTAGGGTTTTAGTAGGACCTTTTAGTAATGATACTATAAATGCGGAAATGGAAAAAGTTCGTAAAAACATAAGAGAAGATGCTTTTGTTTATAGGATAAAATGA
- a CDS encoding DUF1882 domain-containing protein, with the protein MISSTDLSLIKIISDHYFLKQNKVVNKFTYRGRYFFDKYERVEQTLTPNIMKDHFEKKIVVAHDLITKDDKVENIVFDYNGFNAERFWHRAQLILREEGFINFTAYKTKTAGHLHLYVHKGHTTFNEGCQLASKLSMMFAAKMPKEWRVFPTIDMPKEFNILALPYEVYQKERGSSWSKHM; encoded by the coding sequence TTGATTTCGAGTACAGATTTATCGCTTATTAAGATCATTAGTGATCATTATTTTTTAAAACAAAACAAGGTTGTCAATAAATTTACCTATAGAGGTAGATATTTTTTTGATAAATATGAAAGAGTAGAGCAAACTCTGACACCTAACATCATGAAAGATCATTTTGAGAAAAAAATAGTCGTTGCTCATGATTTGATCACTAAAGATGATAAGGTTGAAAATATAGTCTTTGATTATAATGGTTTTAATGCAGAGAGGTTTTGGCATAGAGCGCAACTTATTTTGCGTGAAGAAGGCTTTATCAACTTTACAGCTTATAAGACAAAAACTGCTGGACACCTACACCTTTATGTACATAAAGGACATACAACTTTTAATGAGGGTTGTCAGCTAGCTTCTAAACTTTCCATGATGTTTGCGGCAAAAATGCCAAAGGAATGGAGAGTCTTTCCAACTATAGATATGCCAAAGGAATTTAATATCTTAGCCTTGCCTTACGAGGTTTATCAAAAAGAGCGCGGTAGCTCTTGGTCAAAACATATGTAG
- a CDS encoding serine hydroxymethyltransferase, translating to MSLEQFDKEIYDLTQKELQRQSDHLEMIASENFTLPEVMEAMGCVLTNKYAEGYPAKRYYGGCEFVDEIENLAIKRCKELFACNFANVQPNSGSQANQGVYMALLNPGDKILGMDLSHGGHLTHGAKVSSSGKIYESFFYGVELDGRINYDRVLDIAKIVRPKMIVCGASAYARVIDFAKFREIADEVGALLFADIAHIAGLVAGKEHPSPFPHAHVVSSTTHKTLRGPRGGIIMTNDEELAKKINSAIFPGIQGGPLMHVIAAKAVGFKFNLSSEWKIYANQVVKNAKKLAEVLMNRGFKLVSDGTDNHLVLMSFLDREFSGKDADLALGNAGITANKNTVPGETRSAFVTSGLRLGTPALTARGFKEKELELVGNKIADVLSDIGNTNLQARIKEELKELASKFIIYEKAIF from the coding sequence ATGAGCTTAGAGCAATTTGATAAAGAAATTTATGATTTAACACAAAAAGAGCTTCAAAGACAAAGCGATCATCTTGAGATGATAGCAAGTGAAAATTTTACCCTGCCTGAAGTTATGGAAGCTATGGGTTGTGTGTTGACAAACAAATACGCTGAGGGTTATCCTGCAAAGAGATATTATGGAGGGTGTGAATTTGTTGATGAGATAGAAAATTTAGCAATCAAACGATGTAAAGAACTTTTTGCTTGCAACTTTGCTAATGTTCAGCCAAATTCTGGCTCTCAAGCCAATCAAGGCGTTTATATGGCTCTTTTAAACCCGGGAGATAAAATTTTAGGCATGGATCTAAGTCATGGTGGACACTTGACACATGGAGCTAAGGTAAGTTCTTCAGGCAAAATTTATGAAAGCTTTTTTTATGGGGTTGAACTTGATGGAAGGATTAACTATGATAGGGTCTTGGATATTGCCAAGATAGTCCGTCCTAAGATGATAGTATGCGGAGCAAGTGCTTATGCAAGGGTTATTGATTTTGCTAAATTTAGAGAGATTGCCGATGAAGTCGGTGCTTTGCTCTTTGCTGATATAGCTCATATAGCAGGACTTGTAGCAGGAAAAGAACATCCAAGCCCTTTTCCACACGCTCATGTGGTTAGTTCAACCACACATAAAACACTTAGAGGTCCAAGAGGTGGCATAATCATGACTAACGATGAGGAGCTAGCTAAAAAGATCAATTCAGCTATTTTTCCGGGCATTCAAGGAGGACCTCTTATGCATGTTATCGCAGCAAAGGCTGTGGGTTTTAAATTTAATCTCAGCTCTGAGTGGAAAATCTACGCTAATCAAGTCGTTAAAAATGCTAAAAAGCTTGCTGAAGTCTTGATGAATAGAGGTTTTAAGCTTGTAAGTGATGGCACTGATAATCATCTTGTATTGATGAGCTTTTTAGATAGAGAATTTAGCGGAAAAGATGCTGATTTGGCTTTAGGTAATGCTGGTATCACGGCAAATAAAAACACAGTTCCCGGCGAAACAAGATCTGCTTTTGTAACAAGTGGTTTAAGACTTGGCACTCCAGCACTTACAGCAAGAGGTTTTAAGGAAAAAGAACTTGAACTTGTAGGGAATAAAATCGCTGATGTACTTAGCGACATTGGTAATACAAATTTGCAAGCTAGAATAAAAGAAGAACTAAAAGAACTTGCAAGCAAATTTATCATTTATGAAAAGGCTATATTTTGA